One genomic segment of Methylorubrum populi includes these proteins:
- a CDS encoding cytochrome ubiquinol oxidase subunit I, protein MALTSLDALVLARAQFGFTVAFHIVFPAFSIGLASYLAVLEGLWLATKREVYINLFKYWLKIFAVAFAMGVVSGIVMSYQFGTNWSVYSDKTGPVLGPMMAYEVLSAFFLEAGFLGVMLFGMNKVGRGLHFVATLMVAVGTCFSAFWILSVNSWMQTPQGYAISAQGQFVPADWWAIVFNPSFPYRLVHMVLAAYLTTALVVGAVGARHLLRDRANAGARTMFSMAMWMLACVAPLQILAGDAHGLNTLEHQPTKVMAMEGHFRSHPDGAPLVLFGLPDEQAGTVRYALEIPKLSSLILKHGLDAPLKGLDSVPRAEWPPVPIVFWSFRVMVAIGFAMLGLGLWSLWARVKGRLYAMAWLHRAAIAMGPAGFVAVLAGWITTEVGRQPYTVYGLLRTADSVSPLQAPAVAASLVAFVLVYFAVFGMGVLYILRLMAQAPHAGEPGLQPGLPIRTAGVTPAPAVDPDRRLQPAE, encoded by the coding sequence ATGGCCCTCACAAGTCTCGACGCCCTCGTGCTCGCCCGCGCGCAGTTCGGCTTCACGGTGGCCTTCCACATCGTGTTCCCGGCTTTCTCCATCGGGCTGGCGAGTTACCTCGCCGTGCTCGAAGGGCTGTGGCTCGCCACGAAGCGCGAGGTTTACATCAACCTCTTCAAGTATTGGCTGAAGATCTTCGCCGTGGCCTTCGCCATGGGCGTCGTCTCCGGCATCGTGATGTCCTACCAGTTCGGCACCAACTGGTCGGTCTATTCCGACAAGACCGGGCCGGTGCTCGGGCCGATGATGGCCTACGAGGTGCTCTCCGCCTTCTTCCTGGAGGCGGGCTTCCTCGGGGTGATGCTGTTCGGCATGAACAAGGTCGGACGCGGCCTGCACTTCGTCGCGACCCTGATGGTGGCGGTCGGCACCTGCTTCTCGGCCTTCTGGATCCTGTCCGTGAACTCGTGGATGCAGACGCCCCAAGGCTACGCCATCAGCGCGCAGGGGCAGTTCGTACCCGCCGACTGGTGGGCGATCGTGTTCAACCCGTCCTTCCCCTACCGCCTCGTGCACATGGTGCTGGCCGCCTACCTCACCACCGCGCTGGTGGTCGGGGCGGTCGGCGCCCGGCACCTCCTGCGCGACCGGGCGAATGCGGGCGCGCGCACCATGTTCTCGATGGCGATGTGGATGCTGGCTTGCGTCGCGCCGCTCCAGATCCTGGCGGGCGACGCGCACGGTCTCAACACGCTGGAGCACCAGCCCACCAAGGTCATGGCGATGGAGGGCCATTTCCGGAGCCATCCGGACGGGGCGCCGCTGGTCCTGTTCGGCCTGCCCGACGAGCAGGCCGGCACCGTGCGCTACGCCCTGGAGATCCCGAAGCTCTCCTCGCTCATCCTGAAGCACGGCCTCGACGCGCCCCTGAAGGGCCTCGACAGCGTGCCGCGGGCGGAGTGGCCGCCGGTGCCGATCGTGTTCTGGTCGTTCCGCGTGATGGTCGCCATCGGCTTCGCGATGCTGGGGCTCGGCCTGTGGAGCCTGTGGGCGCGCGTGAAGGGCCGGCTCTACGCGATGGCCTGGCTGCACCGCGCGGCGATCGCGATGGGTCCGGCGGGTTTCGTGGCCGTGCTCGCCGGCTGGATCACCACGGAGGTCGGGCGCCAGCCCTACACGGTCTACGGCCTCCTGCGCACCGCCGATTCCGTGTCGCCGCTCCAAGCGCCGGCCGTGGCGGCCTCGCTCGTCGCTTTCGTGCTGGTCTATTTCGCGGTGTTCGGCATGGGCGTGCTCTACATCCTGCGGCTGATGGCGCAGGCGCCCCATGCCGGCGAGCCGGGCCTGCAGCCCGGCCTGCCGATCCGCACCGCCGGCGTCACCCCGGCACCCGCGGTCGATCCCGACCGCCGCCTCCAGCCCGCGGAGTGA
- the cydB gene encoding cytochrome d ubiquinol oxidase subunit II, with the protein MHLSLDLSVVWAFVIAFAVFAYVVMDGFDLGVGLLFRGLRPGEERDTAMNSIAPVWDGNETWLILGGGSLFAAFPLAYAIILPALYAPIIAMLLGLIFRGVAFEFRWRDPGHRAAWDVAFTGGSLVAALGQGITLGALLQGISVAGRGYGGGWWDWLTPFSLLTGMSLVLGYALLGATWLVMRTEGTTRIHARRMAFRFGVATIACIGLVSAATPFLNAAYAGRWFTWPSVLLTAQVPLFVVVGTALFFRALARDAERAPFLLALGLFALSYAGLGISIFPDIVPGRVTIWEAASPRSSQIFMLVGASVLIPVILAYTAYAYWVFRGKVGQEGYH; encoded by the coding sequence CTGCACCTCTCCCTCGATCTCTCGGTGGTCTGGGCCTTCGTCATCGCCTTCGCGGTTTTCGCCTACGTGGTGATGGACGGCTTCGACCTTGGCGTCGGCCTGCTCTTCCGCGGCCTCCGACCGGGGGAGGAGCGCGATACCGCCATGAACTCGATCGCGCCCGTCTGGGACGGCAACGAGACCTGGCTGATCCTCGGCGGCGGCAGCCTGTTCGCCGCCTTCCCGCTCGCCTACGCGATCATCCTGCCCGCGCTCTACGCGCCGATCATCGCGATGCTGCTCGGGCTGATCTTCCGCGGCGTCGCCTTCGAGTTCCGCTGGCGCGACCCAGGGCACCGCGCCGCCTGGGACGTCGCCTTCACCGGGGGCTCGCTGGTGGCCGCGCTCGGCCAGGGCATCACGCTCGGCGCGCTGCTGCAGGGCATCTCCGTGGCCGGCCGCGGCTACGGCGGCGGCTGGTGGGACTGGCTGACCCCGTTCAGCCTGCTCACGGGGATGAGCCTCGTCCTCGGCTACGCCCTGCTCGGCGCCACTTGGCTGGTGATGCGCACCGAGGGCACCACCCGCATCCACGCCCGGCGCATGGCCTTCCGCTTCGGGGTCGCGACGATCGCCTGCATCGGCCTCGTCAGCGCGGCGACGCCCTTCCTTAACGCGGCCTATGCCGGGCGCTGGTTCACGTGGCCGAGCGTGCTGCTCACCGCGCAGGTGCCGCTCTTCGTGGTGGTCGGCACCGCCCTGTTCTTCCGCGCGCTCGCGCGGGACGCCGAGCGGGCGCCCTTCCTGCTGGCGCTCGGCCTGTTCGCCCTGTCCTACGCCGGGCTTGGCATCAGCATCTTCCCCGACATCGTGCCCGGCCGGGTCACGATCTGGGAGGCGGCCTCACCGCGCTCCTCGCAGATCTTCATGCTGGTGGGCGCGAGCGTGTTGATCCCGGTCATCCTCGCCTACACGGCCTATGCGTACTGGGTGTTCCGCGGGAAGGTCGGCCAGGAGGGTTACCATTGA
- a CDS encoding DUF2474 domain-containing protein, with protein MSTPPPSWASRLGWFAALWLGGVVTVGLVAYGLRFWLKG; from the coding sequence TTGAGCACGCCGCCCCCGTCCTGGGCCTCGCGCCTCGGCTGGTTCGCGGCCCTCTGGCTCGGCGGCGTCGTGACGGTAGGCCTCGTCGCCTACGGGCTGCGTTTCTGGCTCAAGGGATGA
- a CDS encoding IS5 family transposase, which yields MSLIRKAYPSDVSDGEWALVAPYLTLVREDAGQRAHPLREVFNGLRYVVKTGAPWRWMPHDLPPWAAVYQQAQRWLSAGCFEQLAEDLRTVLRLAAGRKAEPSAAILDSRTLRATPESGDRAGYDGAKRKQGSKLHMAVDTLGHLLALHVTPANADDRAQVERLAKAVQAATDDHVEIAFDQGYTGEKPAAAARKHGIELEVVKLPEAKRGFVLLPRRWVVERSFAWATRFRRLVKDYERYASTLADLHIVAFVCLMLKKAAQLAAGS from the coding sequence ATGAGCCTGATCCGAAAAGCCTATCCGTCCGATGTATCCGATGGTGAGTGGGCGCTGGTCGCGCCGTACCTGACGCTGGTGCGCGAGGACGCGGGCCAGCGCGCGCACCCGTTGCGGGAGGTGTTCAACGGGCTGCGCTACGTGGTGAAGACGGGCGCGCCCTGGCGCTGGATGCCCCACGACCTGCCGCCCTGGGCGGCGGTCTACCAGCAGGCGCAACGCTGGCTGTCGGCGGGCTGCTTCGAGCAACTGGCCGAGGACCTTCGAACCGTGCTGCGCCTGGCAGCCGGACGCAAGGCCGAGCCGTCGGCGGCCATCCTCGACAGCCGGACGCTGCGGGCGACACCCGAGAGCGGCGATCGGGCCGGCTACGACGGAGCCAAGCGCAAGCAGGGCTCGAAGCTGCACATGGCGGTGGACACGCTCGGCCATCTCCTGGCCCTGCACGTCACGCCGGCCAACGCCGACGACCGTGCCCAGGTCGAGCGTCTGGCCAAGGCCGTGCAGGCGGCCACCGACGATCACGTCGAGATCGCCTTCGATCAGGGCTACACCGGCGAGAAGCCGGCTGCGGCCGCGCGCAAGCACGGCATCGAACTGGAGGTCGTGAAACTGCCCGAGGCCAAGCGCGGCTTCGTGCTGCTGCCCAGGCGCTGGGTCGTGGAGCGCTCCTTTGCCTGGGCCACACGCTTCCGCCGCCTCGTCAAAGACTACGAGCGCTACGCCAGTACGCTGGCCGACCTCCACATCGTCGCCTTCGTCTGCTTGATGCTCAAAAAGGCCGCTCAACTCGCAGCCGGTTCATAA
- a CDS encoding class I adenylate-forming enzyme family protein, with amino-acid sequence MTDSISGRLRAAIAGHARAGRLAIDGPEPVTYAELGRRIDRSAAGVHAWGVTRGDKVGLVAGKSAVAIAAYFGAMQAGACVCFVDPGLAPAAFAEQAQTVGMRHLLVDANHAERFAQAASPDLSLRPLEDLAIEGAYGDDRLGREDDAMLLFTSGSTGRPKGVLLRHGALICNAEGVLHHTGTGPEDRLLHVMPLYHTNGVNNQLIAPFLAGASVILLDRFKPETAIEALRRDRPTYMTGVPTIFARMLPHLTESERFPALRFLRCGSAPITPTLHRQIEDAFGVPLVVSYGLSEATCTSTMNPPGNRRIGTIGTVLAGQTVRLFDPVTNAEAAEGSEGEIRISGPVLMAGYIGSSEQPIIDGWLRTGDLGRFDADGFLAITGRIKDVIIRGGENISPALIERHLVTHPAVHDCCVVGAPHADLGEIPVAFVVLKSDVEVDAADLKTFVGQKLARIYIPSEIFILPTLPTNSFGKTDRKTLREILRENNVPL; translated from the coding sequence ATGACGGATTCGATCAGCGGGCGCCTGCGCGCAGCGATCGCGGGGCATGCGCGGGCCGGACGTCTGGCGATCGACGGCCCGGAGCCCGTGACTTACGCCGAACTCGGTCGGCGCATCGATCGCTCCGCCGCGGGCGTGCACGCCTGGGGCGTGACGCGCGGCGACAAGGTCGGCCTCGTCGCGGGGAAGTCGGCGGTGGCGATCGCCGCCTATTTCGGCGCGATGCAGGCGGGAGCTTGTGTCTGCTTCGTCGATCCGGGTCTCGCACCGGCGGCTTTCGCCGAGCAGGCGCAGACGGTCGGGATGCGCCATCTTCTCGTCGATGCGAACCATGCCGAGCGCTTCGCGCAGGCGGCATCGCCGGATCTTTCACTGCGCCCGCTCGAGGATCTGGCGATCGAAGGGGCCTACGGCGACGATCGCCTCGGCCGCGAAGACGATGCGATGCTGCTGTTCACCTCGGGCAGCACCGGCCGGCCGAAGGGCGTGCTCCTGCGCCACGGTGCCCTGATCTGCAATGCCGAAGGTGTCCTGCACCACACCGGAACCGGGCCGGAGGATCGGCTCCTGCACGTCATGCCGCTCTACCACACCAACGGCGTGAACAATCAGCTCATCGCGCCATTCCTCGCGGGCGCGAGCGTGATCCTGCTGGACCGCTTCAAACCCGAGACGGCGATCGAGGCTCTGCGCCGCGATCGGCCGACCTACATGACCGGCGTGCCGACGATCTTCGCCCGGATGCTGCCGCATCTGACGGAGAGTGAGCGCTTCCCGGCCCTGCGCTTCCTGCGTTGCGGTTCCGCGCCGATCACGCCGACGCTGCATCGCCAGATCGAGGACGCCTTCGGTGTCCCGCTCGTCGTCTCCTACGGCCTCTCGGAGGCGACTTGCACCTCGACCATGAATCCACCCGGCAACCGCAGGATCGGCACGATCGGAACCGTGCTCGCCGGACAGACGGTACGCCTGTTCGATCCCGTCACGAACGCGGAAGCCGCCGAAGGCAGCGAGGGCGAGATCCGCATCTCCGGCCCGGTTCTGATGGCGGGTTACATCGGAAGCAGCGAGCAGCCGATCATCGACGGCTGGCTGCGAACGGGTGATCTCGGGCGCTTCGATGCGGACGGCTTTCTCGCGATCACCGGCCGGATCAAGGACGTCATCATCCGCGGCGGCGAAAATATCTCACCGGCCTTGATCGAACGACACCTCGTCACTCACCCGGCGGTCCACGACTGCTGCGTCGTCGGCGCCCCGCACGCCGATCTCGGAGAGATTCCGGTCGCTTTCGTGGTTTTGAAATCTGACGTCGAGGTCGATGCGGCGGACTTGAAAACCTTCGTCGGCCAGAAACTTGCGCGCATCTACATCCCTTCTGAGATATTTATCCTGCCGACACTCCCAACCAACAGTTTTGGTAAAACAGATCGAAAGACATTGAGAGAAATATTGAGAGAAAATAATGTGCCTTTGTGA
- a CDS encoding glutaconate CoA-transferase, whose product MSEWSGFSYIVTNLARFVRPNEITFSGVNSALPMLACLLAKRAYPFAFTYINVAGGVDPTPSTVPISSSDPVLAEGSRAIFANEDFYDLCTRGKMDLCFLGAAQVDGAGRTNVSCIGDWHAPKVRLPGGGGGAVMLPTARRAVTWRTEHSRRTLVETLDFVTASGGMHGVVTPIAVFTKRDGRLVLSSWHPEASLDEVRARTGFAFDSDGAEPTARPTQAETEALTALDPEGRFERDGAIRLR is encoded by the coding sequence ATGTCTGAGTGGTCCGGCTTCTCCTACATCGTCACGAACCTCGCCCGCTTCGTGCGGCCCAACGAGATCACCTTCAGCGGCGTCAACTCGGCGCTGCCCATGCTGGCCTGCCTGCTCGCCAAGCGGGCCTACCCCTTCGCCTTCACCTACATCAACGTCGCCGGCGGCGTGGATCCGACCCCGTCGACGGTGCCGATCTCCTCCTCCGATCCGGTCCTGGCCGAGGGCTCGCGCGCGATCTTCGCCAACGAGGATTTCTACGACCTCTGCACCCGGGGGAAGATGGACCTCTGCTTTCTCGGCGCGGCGCAGGTCGACGGCGCGGGCCGCACCAACGTCTCCTGCATCGGCGACTGGCACGCGCCGAAGGTGCGGCTGCCCGGCGGCGGCGGCGGCGCGGTGATGCTGCCGACCGCCCGGCGGGCGGTGACGTGGCGGACCGAGCATTCACGCCGCACCCTCGTCGAGACCCTCGATTTCGTCACCGCCTCCGGCGGCATGCACGGGGTGGTGACGCCGATCGCCGTGTTCACGAAGCGCGACGGCCGGCTCGTCCTGTCCTCCTGGCATCCCGAGGCGAGTCTCGACGAGGTGCGTGCGCGGACGGGCTTCGCCTTCGACAGCGACGGCGCGGAGCCGACCGCCCGGCCGACGCAAGCCGAGACCGAGGCGCTGACCGCGCTCGATCCGGAAGGGCGGTTCGAGCGCGACGGCGCGATCCGACTGCGCTGA
- a CDS encoding CoA transferase subunit A — protein MSIGTSKIVPLADLAARVSDGSSLALGGSFLHRGPFALVRELIRQGRKDLEVIKQSPGYDIDILCRAGALGRARAGIVAMEGNFGLAPWYRKAVETGAIRLEEHACASLTAGLRAAAFGVPFMPCGGIHGSDLPALNGWTMLEDPYGQGEPVYVIPKIEPDFAVIHANEVSEAGDVRVYGTSHWDRIMSRSAKRVLVVAEAIAPRASFSGQPELTLVPHFLVEAVSIVPNGAWPGSCWPHYAVDYPAVEAYMEAAPGVLEAHLAMAPETAPTTAPATREAAHV, from the coding sequence TTGAGTATCGGAACCTCGAAGATCGTCCCGCTGGCGGATCTCGCCGCGCGCGTGTCCGACGGCAGCTCCCTCGCGCTCGGGGGCAGCTTCCTGCACCGCGGGCCCTTCGCCCTGGTGCGCGAACTGATCCGTCAGGGTCGCAAGGACCTGGAGGTGATCAAGCAGTCGCCGGGCTACGACATCGACATCCTGTGCCGGGCCGGCGCCCTCGGCCGGGCCCGCGCCGGCATCGTCGCGATGGAGGGCAATTTCGGCCTCGCCCCCTGGTACCGGAAGGCGGTCGAGACCGGCGCGATCCGGCTCGAAGAGCATGCCTGCGCGAGCCTGACCGCGGGCCTGCGCGCGGCCGCCTTCGGCGTGCCGTTCATGCCCTGCGGCGGCATCCACGGCTCGGACCTGCCCGCACTCAACGGCTGGACAATGCTCGAAGACCCCTACGGACAAGGCGAGCCCGTCTACGTCATCCCGAAGATCGAGCCGGACTTCGCGGTGATCCACGCCAACGAGGTCAGCGAGGCCGGGGACGTGCGCGTCTACGGCACCTCGCACTGGGACCGGATCATGAGCCGCTCGGCCAAGCGGGTCCTCGTCGTGGCCGAGGCGATCGCCCCGCGCGCCTCGTTCAGCGGTCAGCCGGAACTGACGCTCGTCCCCCACTTCCTCGTCGAGGCCGTCAGCATCGTCCCCAACGGGGCGTGGCCGGGCTCGTGCTGGCCGCACTACGCCGTCGATTACCCGGCGGTCGAGGCCTACATGGAGGCGGCCCCCGGCGTGCTCGAAGCCCATCTCGCCATGGCGCCCGAAACGGCCCCCACGACGGCTCCTGCGACGCGGGAGGCGGCTCATGTCTGA
- a CDS encoding IS701 family transposase: MIRASWTPGASIEATLELWASSLREVKGRMRPLFSQERVAASAGAFLDGLLGAERRKTSWMRAEAAGDPGPWRQQAVLGRGRWDADALRDVVRDYALETLADPDAVLVLDETGFLKQGKASCGVHRQYTGSAGKITNCQIGVFAAYASHHGHAFIDRALYLPKTWTSDPARLAAAHVPEGTSFSTKPGLALTMIERAMTADVPFSWVAADTVYGVGDIEMALRRAGKGYVLGVKTDHLFNSWVGKPLVAGTAEAIANGLAPTAWTRLSAGEGTKGARLYDWAYCELADLDGADYDQAGLWTRGLLIRRSLTDGERAYFTTWCPAGTSVATLATVEGQRWTIEDAFETAKTELGLAHNETRSWHGWHRHVSLVMMAFALLAVIRHHANAPPPKRRARPRPPAR, encoded by the coding sequence ATGATTCGTGCATCATGGACGCCGGGGGCCTCGATTGAGGCGACGCTGGAGCTCTGGGCCTCTTCGCTGCGGGAGGTGAAGGGACGCATGCGCCCGCTGTTTTCTCAGGAGCGGGTGGCGGCCTCGGCGGGAGCATTCCTGGACGGACTGCTCGGCGCGGAGCGGCGCAAGACCAGTTGGATGCGGGCGGAAGCTGCGGGCGATCCCGGGCCCTGGCGTCAGCAGGCCGTGCTCGGTCGCGGACGCTGGGATGCCGACGCCCTGCGCGACGTCGTGCGGGACTATGCCCTGGAAACCCTGGCCGACCCGGACGCGGTTCTGGTTCTCGACGAGACTGGCTTTCTCAAGCAGGGCAAAGCCTCGTGCGGTGTGCATCGCCAGTACACCGGCTCGGCCGGAAAGATCACGAACTGTCAGATCGGCGTGTTCGCGGCTTACGCCTCGCACCACGGTCACGCGTTCATCGATCGGGCCTTGTACCTGCCCAAGACCTGGACCTCGGATCCGGCCCGGCTGGCCGCCGCCCACGTGCCGGAGGGGACGAGCTTTTCGACCAAGCCGGGATTGGCTCTAACGATGATCGAGCGGGCGATGACCGCCGACGTGCCGTTCTCCTGGGTTGCGGCCGACACCGTCTATGGGGTCGGCGACATCGAGATGGCTCTACGGCGCGCGGGCAAGGGCTACGTGCTCGGGGTCAAGACCGATCACCTGTTCAATTCCTGGGTCGGCAAGCCGCTGGTGGCCGGCACCGCCGAGGCGATCGCGAACGGCCTCGCTCCGACGGCCTGGACGCGCCTGTCGGCGGGCGAGGGCACGAAGGGCGCGCGGCTGTACGACTGGGCTTACTGCGAGTTGGCCGACCTCGACGGTGCCGACTACGATCAGGCCGGCCTGTGGACGCGCGGCCTGCTGATCCGCCGTAGCCTGACTGACGGCGAGCGGGCGTACTTCACGACGTGGTGCCCGGCCGGCACGTCGGTCGCGACCCTGGCGACGGTCGAGGGCCAGCGTTGGACGATCGAGGACGCGTTCGAGACGGCCAAGACCGAACTTGGGCTCGCTCATAATGAGACCCGTTCCTGGCACGGCTGGCACCGGCACGTCAGCTTGGTGATGATGGCCTTCGCCCTGCTGGCCGTAATCCGCCATCACGCCAACGCGCCGCCCCCAAAAAGACGGGCGCGGCCGAGACCGCCCGCGCGCTGA